In Macadamia integrifolia cultivar HAES 741 chromosome 5, SCU_Mint_v3, whole genome shotgun sequence, a single window of DNA contains:
- the LOC122080272 gene encoding protein JINGUBANG, with amino-acid sequence MTVRTWEATCSSTFLPSTANDAGASIQFPHKKLQLLSPNLSASDIRSSSEIQTSPPTSQENSFSSPRSNFSIQSLPSVPSLQSICSETTHNNVSVSYLCVSILKPQTHRPISCLAVYGDLLYAASGDEINVYTLTNYQHIDTFNGKDPSSGSVKSVTFGEGKVFTAHLDCKIRVWLTTPEKHHRLVATLPTVKDRLRRLVIPKNYVRVRRHKKRLWIEHFDAVSGLSMTDGLLYSVSWDKSLKIWRTSNLRCLESVKAHDDAVNAIAVSDDGTVYTASADRRIRVWGRAGETKRHELIATLDKHQSAVNALVLSSDGSTLFSGAGDRSILVWEREDSVNHMGVIGALRGHKGAILCLINVSDVLVSGSEDRTVRIWRRGVDQGYICLVELKGHERPVKSLVAVMEGIGTVSPPPSVTTISVCSGSLDGEIRVWEVTVPNVKATSSSFTSESDLTDAVLDS; translated from the coding sequence ATGACGGTCCGAACCTGGGAGGCGACCTGCTCGTCAACCTTCCTTCCTTCCACTGCCAATGACGCAGGCGCATCCATCCAATTCCCCCATAAAAAGTTGCAGTTGCTCTCTCCCAATCTCTCCGCGTCCGACATCAGAAGCTCTTCCGAAATCCAGACCAGCCCACCCACCTCCCAAGAAAACAGTTTCAGCAGTCCTCGATCCAATTTCTCCATCCAATCACTACCCTCCGTCCCTTCCCTCCAATCAATCTGTTCAGAAACAACCCATAATAACGTCTCCGTCTCTTACCTCTGTGTCTCCATTCTTAAGCCCCAAACCCACCGACCCATCAGTTGCCTCGCCGTCTACGGCGATCTCCTCTACGCTGCCTCCGGCGACGAAATCAACGTCTACACCCTAACAAATTATCAACATATTGACACATTCAACGGCAAAGATCCCTCTTCCGGCTCCGTCAAGTCCGTTACCTTTGGGGAGGGAAAGGTCTTCACGGCTCACCTAGATTGCAAGATCCGTGTCTGGTTGACAACGCCGGAGAAACATCACCGCCTGGTGGCGACGCTTCCGACCGTCAAGGACAGGTTACGCCGTCTCGTTATACCTAAGAATTATGTCCGGGTCAGGCGTCACAAGAAACGGCTCTGGATTGAACACTTTGACGCCGTCTCCGGCCTCTCGATGACAGACGGTTTATTATACTCCGTTTCCTGGGATAAGAGTTTGAAGATCTGGCGGACATCGAACCTACGGTGTTTGGAGTCCGTTAAAGCTCATGACGACGCCGTTAACGCCATCGCCGTTTCAGATGACGGAACCGTTTACACGGCGTCAGCTGATAGACGGATCAGGGTGTGGGGCCGGGCGGGGGAGACGAAGAGGCACGAGTTGATTGCGACGTTGGATAAACATCAGTCCGCGGTGAACGCTTTGGTTCTGAGCAGTGATGGGTCCACACTGTTCTCGGGAGCTGGTGACCGTTCGATCTTGGTGTGGGAGAGGGAAGATAGTGTAAACCATATGGGCGTCATTGGAGCATTGAGAGGGCATAAGGGTGCAATACTGTGCTTGATCAATGtatcggatgttctggtgagtggGTCAGAGGATCGGACGGTTAGGATATGGAGACGAGGAGTGGATCAAGGGTACATTTGCTTGGTGGAATTGAAAGGACATGAGAGGCCGGTGAAATCGTTGGTAGCCGTTATGGAAGGGATTGGAACGGTATCTCCTCCTCCGTCTGTGACGACGATTTCAGTTTGTAGTGGAAGTCTCGACGGAGAAATAAGGGTATGGGAGGTCACAGTTCCAAACGTCAAGGCTACCTCGTCGTCCTTCACTTCGGAGTCCGATCTAACCGACGCAGTTCTTGATtcttaa
- the LOC122079948 gene encoding alpha/beta hydrolase domain-containing protein 17C-like isoform X2 produces the protein MGGVTSSMAAKFAFFPPNPPSYKMITDEVTGLLILSPFPHRENVDVLKLPTRRGTEIVAIYVRHPMATSTVLYSHGNAADLGQMYELFIELSIHLRVNLLGYDYSGYGQASGKPSEQNTYADIEAAYKCIEENYGAKQEDIILYGQSVGSGPTLDLAARLPRLRAVVLHSPILSGLRVMYPVKRSYWFDIYKGTSDEVVDCSHGKQLWELCKYKYEPLWLKGGNHCDLELYPEYIRHLKKFISMVENSPSERISSRRSTDRLEPSRRSTDRFEPSRRSTDRFEPSRRSTDCFEPPRKSDCFEPSRKSTDRREKPRQSTDRTEKLKSHEYKSNNIDRLEKLRTTFDQMERSRRSVDCLEKSRKSVDLQFERARKSVDRLDRIRTG, from the exons TCTTACAAGATGATTACTGATGAAGTCACTGGTCTCTTAATCCTCAGTCCTTTTCCTCACCGTGAGAACGTCGATGTCCTCAAATTGCCCACTCGTCGCGGCACAGAGATTGTGGCCATCTATGTCCGGCACCCCATGGCGACATCAACTGTTCTCTACTCGCATGGTAACGCCGCTGATCTGGGTCAGATGTACGAGCTCTTTATCGAGTTGAGCATCCACTTACGCGTCAATCTCCTGGG GTATGACTATTCTGGGTATGGACAGGCTTCTGGGAAG CCAAGTGAGCAGAACACTTATGCGGATATTGAAGCTGCCTATAAGTGTATCGAAGAGAATTATGGGGCTAAGCAGGAGGACATCATCCTTTATGGTCAATCTGTTGGAAGTGGCCCCACATTGGATCTAGCGGCTCGCTTGCCCCGATTACGAGCTGTTGTTCTGCATAGTCCTATTCTATCGGGTTTACGGGTTATGTATCCTGTGAAACGCTCATATTGGTTTGACATCTATAAG GGTACCTCTGATGAAGTTGTTGACTGTTCTCATGGTAAACAGCTTTGGGAGCTGTGTAAATACAAGTATGAACCATTATGGCTTAAAGGTGGGAATCATTGTGACTTGGAGCTTTATCCAGAGTATATTAGGCACCTCAAGAAATTCATATCCATGGTTGAGAATTCTCCTTCTGAACGGATTAGTTCAAGGAGAAGCACAGACAGGTTGGAACCGTCCCGACGAAGCACAGACAGGTTTGAACCGTCCCGGCGAAGCACAGACAGGTTTGAACCATCCCGGCGAAGCACTGATTGTTTTGAGCCTCCAAGGAAGAGTGATTGTTTTGAGCCTTCAAGGAAGAGTACTGACCGGAGAGAAAAACCAAGGCAGAGCACTGATAGAACTGAAAAATTGAAAAGCCATGAGTACAAATCAAATAATATTGACAGGCTAGAAAAGTTAAGAACTACTTTTGACCAAATGGAGAGGTCTAGGAGAAGTGTAGACTGCCTTGAGAAGTCTCGTAAGAGTGTTGACCTACAGTTTGAGAGAGCACGGAAGAGTGTTGATCGATTGGATAGAATACGAACTGGGTAA
- the LOC122079948 gene encoding alpha/beta hydrolase domain-containing protein 17B-like isoform X1, with protein MGGVTSSMAAKFAFFPPNPPSYKMITDEVTGLLILSPFPHRENVDVLKLPTRRGTEIVAIYVRHPMATSTVLYSHGNAADLGQMYELFIELSIHLRVNLLGYDYSGYGQASGKPSEQNTYADIEAAYKCIEENYGAKQEDIILYGQSVGSGPTLDLAARLPRLRAVVLHSPILSGLRVMYPVKRSYWFDIYKNIDKIPLVNCPVLIIHGTSDEVVDCSHGKQLWELCKYKYEPLWLKGGNHCDLELYPEYIRHLKKFISMVENSPSERISSRRSTDRLEPSRRSTDRFEPSRRSTDRFEPSRRSTDCFEPPRKSDCFEPSRKSTDRREKPRQSTDRTEKLKSHEYKSNNIDRLEKLRTTFDQMERSRRSVDCLEKSRKSVDLQFERARKSVDRLDRIRTG; from the exons TCTTACAAGATGATTACTGATGAAGTCACTGGTCTCTTAATCCTCAGTCCTTTTCCTCACCGTGAGAACGTCGATGTCCTCAAATTGCCCACTCGTCGCGGCACAGAGATTGTGGCCATCTATGTCCGGCACCCCATGGCGACATCAACTGTTCTCTACTCGCATGGTAACGCCGCTGATCTGGGTCAGATGTACGAGCTCTTTATCGAGTTGAGCATCCACTTACGCGTCAATCTCCTGGG GTATGACTATTCTGGGTATGGACAGGCTTCTGGGAAG CCAAGTGAGCAGAACACTTATGCGGATATTGAAGCTGCCTATAAGTGTATCGAAGAGAATTATGGGGCTAAGCAGGAGGACATCATCCTTTATGGTCAATCTGTTGGAAGTGGCCCCACATTGGATCTAGCGGCTCGCTTGCCCCGATTACGAGCTGTTGTTCTGCATAGTCCTATTCTATCGGGTTTACGGGTTATGTATCCTGTGAAACGCTCATATTGGTTTGACATCTATAAG AACATTGACAAAATTCCATTGGTTAATTGTCCTGTTCTGATTATTCAT GGTACCTCTGATGAAGTTGTTGACTGTTCTCATGGTAAACAGCTTTGGGAGCTGTGTAAATACAAGTATGAACCATTATGGCTTAAAGGTGGGAATCATTGTGACTTGGAGCTTTATCCAGAGTATATTAGGCACCTCAAGAAATTCATATCCATGGTTGAGAATTCTCCTTCTGAACGGATTAGTTCAAGGAGAAGCACAGACAGGTTGGAACCGTCCCGACGAAGCACAGACAGGTTTGAACCGTCCCGGCGAAGCACAGACAGGTTTGAACCATCCCGGCGAAGCACTGATTGTTTTGAGCCTCCAAGGAAGAGTGATTGTTTTGAGCCTTCAAGGAAGAGTACTGACCGGAGAGAAAAACCAAGGCAGAGCACTGATAGAACTGAAAAATTGAAAAGCCATGAGTACAAATCAAATAATATTGACAGGCTAGAAAAGTTAAGAACTACTTTTGACCAAATGGAGAGGTCTAGGAGAAGTGTAGACTGCCTTGAGAAGTCTCGTAAGAGTGTTGACCTACAGTTTGAGAGAGCACGGAAGAGTGTTGATCGATTGGATAGAATACGAACTGGGTAA